One Solanum pennellii chromosome 10, SPENNV200 genomic region harbors:
- the LOC107002331 gene encoding asparagine--tRNA ligase, cytoplasmic 1-like, whose translation MSVDSAPPVEKLTLIDVVEEARFSQRVPICSIVGRTDGGAGLAGNVVKIGGWVKTGREQGKGSFAFLEVNDGSCPGNLQVIVDASVHKLGDLVLTGTCVHVEGELKVPPEGAKQKVELRVQKVISVGTVDAAKYPLPKTKLTLEFLRDVVHLRSRTNTISAVARIRNALAYATHTFFQNNGFLYIHTPIITTSDCEGAGEMFQVTSLISEAEKLEKELKENPAPSESDVQAAEQLAKEKGEVVAQLKASKASMDKTDPNIADINKKISAAVAELQRAKENLLKLQERSKLGERYRLSAGIPKKDGKIDYSEDFFGRQAFLTVSGQLQVETYACALSSVYTFGPTFRAEQSHTTRHLAEFWMVEPEIAFADIQDDMNCAEAYVKFLCQWLLDHCLDDMEFMTKFVDKDALSRLRMVASSNCHRITYTEAIDILEVAAKVKKFENKVEWGIDLASEHERYLTEEHFKAPVIVFNYPKGIKAFYMKVNEDNKTVAAMDLLVPKVGELIGGSQREENYEVLRSRILDMGLPLEPYEWYLDLRRYGTVKHSGFGLGFERMILFATGIENIRDVIPFPRYPGRADL comes from the exons ATGTCAGTCGATTCAGCGCCGCCGGTGGAAAAACTCACCCTAATCGACGTCGTAGAGGAGGCGAGATTCTCTCAACGCGTTCCGATCTGTTCAATCGTCGGCCGTACCGACGGAGGAGCTGGACTCGCCGGAAATGTTGTCAAAATCGGTGGTTGGGTCAAAACAGGAAGAGAACAGGGCAAGGGTTCATTCGCTTTCCTCGAAGTGAATGACGGTTCATGCCCAGGGAATCTCCAAGTGATCGTTGATGCTTCAGTTCATAAGCTTGGTGATTTGGTACTTACTGGTACTTGTGTACATGTGGAAGGTGAATTGAAGGTTCCTCCTGAAGGTGCGAAGCAGAAAGTTGAGCTTCGTGTTCAGAAGGTTATATCTGTGGGTACTGTTGATGCTGCTAAGTATCCATTGCCGAAGACTAAGTTGACGCTAGAGTTTTTAAGGGATGTTGTTCATCTTCGATCCCGAACGAACACT ATTTCTGCTGTTGCTAGAATCCGTAATGCCTTAGCTTATGCCACCCATACATTCTTCCAAAACAATGGGTTTCTTTATATCCACACCCCAATCATCACAACAAGTGATTGTGAGGGTGCTGGTGAGATGTTCCAAGTTACTAGTTTGATAAGCGAAGCTGAAAAGTTGGAGAAGGAGCTGAAAGAGAATCCTGCTCCTTCAGAATCTGACGTTCAAGCTGCTGAGCAACTCGCCAAAGAGAAAGGTGAGGTAGTTGCTCAGCTAAAAGCTAGTAAGGCGAGCATGGACAAAACTGATCCCAATATTGCGGACATCAACAAGAAAATCAGTGCTGCAGTCGCCGAGCTACAACGAGCTAAAGAGAATCTCCTGAAGTTGCAAGAGAGATCTAAATTGGGAGAAAGATACAGACTCTCTGCTGGTATTCCTAAAAAGGATGGAAAGATTGATTACTCTGAGGATTTTTTTGGACGACAAGCTTTCTTGACAGTGTCTGGCCAACTCCAAGTTGAAACCTATGCATGTGCACTTTCTAGTGTGTATACTTTTGGACCAACTTTTCGAGCTGAACAGTCCCACACTACTCGGCATCTTGCAGAGTTCTGGATGGTGGAGCCTGAAATTGCTTTTGCTGATATCCAG GATGATATGAATTGTGCTGAGGCGTATGTGAAGTTTCTGTGTCAGTGGTTACTTGACCATTGCCTTGATGACATGGAATTTATGACTAAATTTGTAGATAAAGATGCTCTGAGTAGACTTAGAATGGTTGCCTCATCGAACTGCCATCGGATAACTTATACAGAAGCCATAGATATTCTTGAGGTAGCAGCTAAAGTgaagaaatttgaaaataaagtaGAGTGGGGGATTGACTTAGCATCTGAACATGAAAG ATATTTGACCGAAGAGCATTTTAAGGCACCTGTTATTGTGTTCAACTACCCAAAAGGGATAAAAGCATTTTACATGAAGGTGAACGAAGACAACAAGACAGTTGCTGCCATGGATCTGCTTGTACCAAAG GTGGGAGAACTAATTGGAGGAAGCCAAAGAGAAGAGAATTATGAAGTCCTCAGATCAAG GATACTGGATATGGGTCTACCACTAGAGCCATATGAGTGGTATCTGGACCTGAGGCGCTATGGTACTGTAAAGCACAGTGGTTTCGGTTTAGGTTTTGAACGAATGATTCTGTTTGCCACTGGGATAGAAAACATTCGGGATGTCATTCCCTTCCCTAGATATCCAGGGAGAGCCGATCTTTAA
- the LOC107002244 gene encoding patatin-like protein 3: MAAAAISTISMIDSNMEVDKLTYEIFSILENKFLFGYDNDPKLSPACRDNLNFSTPFAGNKNVPAGKIRILSIDGGGSTNGILAAKSLTHLETTLRRKTGKKNTHIADFFDVVAGSGTGGILATLLFTRGKDGVPLFTAEEALKFLIENNRKISRSSSNGVFRHVFRPPVKVFGKVFGDLTLKETVKAVLIPCYDLTTRSPFLFSRADALEMDGCDFKLADVCGATIADRTVEVKSVDGKRKIAAVGGGVTMNNPTAAAITHVLNNKQEFPFANSVEDLLVISLGNGESDSGTGNMTSSPAAFVKIAGDGAADMVDQAVSMAFGEFRNNNYVRVQGNEIIGKKKHMIKDEKMRKSIAIAEEMLKQKNVESILFQGKKLMEKTNLEKLEIFAGELIKEEEMRKNSILSPVVLKQLSSSPRTSSATSLSTISSC; encoded by the exons atgGCAGCAGCTGCAATTTCTACAATCTCAATGATCGATTCCAACATGGAAGTTGACAAATTAACTTACGAAATCTTCTCCATTCTCGAAAATAAGTTCCTCTTTGGCTACGATAATGACCCAAAACTTTCTCCTGCATGCAGAGATAATCTCAATTTCTCAACCCCTTTCGCCGGAAACAAAAATGTCCCCGCCGGGAAAATCAGGATTCTCTCTATCGACGGAGGTGGGTCTACTAATGGCATCCTCGCTGCTAAATCTTTAACCCATTTGGAAACAACCCTTCGTCGGAAAACCGGAAAGAAAAACACCCACATTGCTGATTTCTTCGATGTAGTCGCCGGGTCCGGTACCGGCGGGATCCTAGCTACTCTTCTCTTCACTCGTGGGAAAGATGGGGTTCCTCTTTTCACAGCAGAGGAAGCTCTGAAATTCCTAATCGAGAATAACCGGAAAATCTCTCGATCTTCTTCAAATGGAGTTTTCCGGCATGTTTTCCGTCCACCGGTGAAGGTGTTCGGAAAAGTATTCGGCgatttaactttaaaagaaaCTGTAAAAGCAGTTTTAATCCCCTGCTACGACCTCACCACAAGATCACCGTTCCTTTTCTCCCGTGCTGATGCTTTAGAAATGGACGGCTGTGATTTTAAGCTGGCAGATGTATGTGGGGCCACAATAGCTGATCGCACGGTAGAAGTGAAATCAGTTGATGGAAAACGAAAGATCGCAGCCGTTGGTGGTGGGGTCACCATGAATAATCCAACGGCTGCTGCTATCACTCATGTTCTTAACAATAAACAAGAATTTCCCTTTGCTAATTCAGTTGAAGATTTGTTAGTTATTTCATTGGGAAACGGAGAATCAGATTCCGGCACCGGAAACATGACGTCATCACCGGCGGCATTTGTTAAGATCGCCGGAGATGGAGCTGCCGACATG GTAGATCAAGCAGTATCAATGGCATTTGGAGAATTTAGAAACAATAATTATGTTAGAGTACAAGGAAATGAAATAATTGGGAAAAAAAAGCATAtgataaaagatgaaaaaatgagaaaatcaaTTGCAATTGCTGAGGAAATGCTAAAGCAGAAAAATGTGGAATCAATATTATTTCAAGGGAAAAAATTGATGGAAAAAACAAATTTGGAGAAATTGGAAATATTTGCAGGTGAAttaatcaaagaagaagaaatgagGAAAAATAGTATATTATCTCCAGTTGTTTTGAAACAATTATCGTCATCTCCACGAACATCATCTGCAACAAGTTTATCGACTATTTCATCgtgttaa
- the LOC107002243 gene encoding casein kinase 1-like protein HD16 isoform X1, translating into MPELRSGARRSKRLGDLQPAPQPVGQEENLVLPTQNRTRRRGGGGGRGRGNATAIGKGPSGTRGRPSGAGRGRGIRLIDLDPEPPCEGLPQVAPVGIAEPAFNRVDGAADKRIAMDGGGSPDKVIGVEEEAGTTPVPDRVQVGNSPVYKTERKLGKGGFGQVYVGRRTSGGTERTGPDAVEVALKFEHRNSKGCNYGPPYEWQVYNTLNGCYGIPWVHFKGRQGDFYILVMDMLGPSLWDVWNSLGQSMSPNMVACIAVEAISILEKLHLKGFVHGDVKPENFLLGLPGSQDEKKLYLIDLGLASRWKDAASGMHVEYDQRPDIFRGTIRYASVHAHLGRTGSRRDDLESLAYTLIFLIKGRLPWQGYQGDNKSFLVCKKKMATSPELMCCFCPAPFKQFLEAVTNMKFDEEPNYAKLISFFESLIEPVTSLRPIRIDGALKVSIHIHACTCLHDDIGLSLTCYLLSNQVGQKRGRLLINLEEDEQPKKKVRLGSPATQWISVYNARRPMKQRYHYNVADTRLRQHVDKGNEDGLYISCVASAANLWALIMDAGTGFSSQVYELSAAFLHKDWIMEQWEKNYYISSIAGAANGSSLVVMSKGTPYTQQSYKVSESFPFKWINKKWKEGFHVTSMTTAGSRWGVVMSRNAGYAEQVVELDFLYPSEGIHRRWEGGFRITSMAATADQAAFILSIPRRKMIDETQETLRTSAFPSTHVKEKWSKNLYIASICYGRTVC; encoded by the exons ATGCCAGAGTTGCGTAGTGGAGCAAGGAGATCAAAACGGCTTGGTGATCTCCAGCCTGCCCCTCAACCTGTTGGCCAAGAGGAAAACTTGGTCTTGCCTACTCAGAACAGAACTAGAAGAAGAGGTGGTGGAGGAGGAAGAGGAAGGGGTAATGCAACAGCTATAGGAAAAGGGCCTTCAGGGACACGTGGAAGACCGAGTGGTGCTGGTAGGGGTAGGGGGATTAGATTGATAGATTTGGACCCAGAGCCGCCGTGTGAGGGTCTACCTCAAGTTGCTCCTGTTGGGATTGCCGAACCAGCTTTTAATAGAGTTGACGGTGCTGCAGATAAAAGGATTGCTATGGATGGTGGTGGAAGTCCAGACaaagtaattggagttgaagaAGAAGCAGGCACAACTCCTGTTCCAGATAGG GTGCAAGTGGGTAATTCTCCTGTATATAAAACGGAAAGGAAATTAGGTAAGGGTGGATTTGGGCAAGTATATGTTGGCCGAAGAACAAGTGGGGGAACTGAGAGAACAGGACCAGATGCTGTCGAG GTTGCATTAAAGTTTGAGCATCGAAATAGTAAAGGTTGCAACTATGGCCCTCCTTATGAATGGCAGGTGTACAA CACCCTTAATGGATGCTACGGAATCCCATGGGTTCATTTTAAGGGCCGTCAGGGAGACTTTTACATCTTG GTCATGGACATGCTGGGACCCAGCTTGTGGGATGTCTGGAATTCTTTAGGCCAATC GATGTCGCCGAACATGGTAGCCTGCATTGCAGTGGAGGCAATATCGATTCTTGAAAAGCTGCACCTTAAGGG GTTTGTGCATGGAGATGTGAAGCCAGAAAATTTCCTACTTGGTCTGCCAGGAAGTCAAGATGAGAAAAAGCTGTATCTTATTGATCTCGGTTTGG CATCCAGATGGAAAGATGCAGCATCTGGTATGCATGTTGAATATGACCAGAGGCCAGATATATTCAG GGGCACCATAAGATATGCAAGTGTGCATGCGCATTTGGGTCGAACTGGAAGTAGAAGGGATGACCTTGAGTCACTAGCATACACATTAATATTTCTTATAAAGGGAAGGTTACCGTGGCAAGGCTATCAG GGTGACAACAAGAGTTTTCTTGTCTGTAAGAAGAAAATGGCCACTTCCCCAGAGTTGATGTGTTGTTTCTGTCCGGCACCGTTCAAGCAGTTCCTTGAGGCTGTgacaaatatgaaatttgacGAGGAACCAAATTATGCCAAGCTTATCTCTTTCTTTGAGAGTCTTATTGAGCCAGTCACGTCACTACGGCCAATAAGAATTGATGGAGCTCTCAAGGTTTCTATCCATATTCATGCATGTACGTGTTTGCATGACGATATTGGTTTGTCACTCACCTGTTACCTCTTGTCTAATCAGGTTGGGCAGAAGCGGGGAAGGTTGCTTATAAACTTGGAGGAAGACGAGCAACCAAAGAAAAAAGTACGATTAGGTAGTCCGGCAACACAATGGATATCTGTTTATAATGCAAGACGTCCTATGAAGCAAAG GTACCACTACAATGTTGCCGACACTAGGCTTAGGCAGCATGTAGACAAGGGAAATGAAGATGGTCTTTACATCAGCTGTGTGGCTTCAGCAGCCAATCTGTGGGCTTTAATCATGGATGCAGGAACCGGTTTCTCTTCTCAGGTTTACGAGCTTTCAGCTGCCTTCCTCCATAAG GATTGGATTATGGAACAGTGGGAAAAGAACTACTACATCAGCTCAATAGCTGGTGCAGCTAATGGAAGTTCCTTGGTCGTTATGTCCAAAG GAACTCCTTATACACAACAGTCTTACAAAGTGAGTGAATCTTTTCCCTTTAAATGGATAAACAAAAAATGGAAAGAAGGTTTCCATGTAACATCAATGACCACTGCTGGCAGTCGCTGGGGTGTGGTGATGTCCCGAAATGCTGGATACGCAGAACAG GTTGTTGAACTTGACTTCCTTTACCCAAGTGAAGGAATACATCGACGGTGGGAAGGTGGGTTTAGAATAACTTCTATGGCTGCCACCGCTGATCAGGCAGCTTTCATATTGAGCATACCAAGGCGTAAAATGATTGATGAGACTCAAGAGACTTTGCGGACATCTGCCTTCCCAAGTACCCATGTAAAG GAAAAATGGTCCAAAAATCTTTACATTGCATCAATCTGCTATGGTCGAACTGTCTGCTGA
- the LOC107002243 gene encoding casein kinase 1-like protein HD16 isoform X2 produces the protein MPELRSGARRSKRLGDLQPAPQPVGQEENLVLPTQNRTRRRGGGGGRGRGNATAIGKGPSGTRGRPSGAGRGRGIRLIDLDPEPPCEGLPQVAPVGIAEPAFNRVDGAADKRIAMDGGGSPDKVIGVEEEAGTTPVPDRVQVGNSPVYKTERKLGKGGFGQVYVGRRTSGGTERTGPDAVEVALKFEHRNSKGCNYGPPYEWQVYNTLNGCYGIPWVHFKGRQGDFYILVMDMLGPSLWDVWNSLGQSMSPNMVACIAVEAISILEKLHLKGFVHGDVKPENFLLGLPGSQDEKKLYLIDLGLASRWKDAASGMHVEYDQRPDIFRGTIRYASVHAHLGRTGSRRDDLESLAYTLIFLIKGRLPWQGYQGDNKSFLVCKKKMATSPELMCCFCPAPFKQFLEAVTNMKFDEEPNYAKLISFFESLIEPVTSLRPIRIDGALKVGQKRGRLLINLEEDEQPKKKVRLGSPATQWISVYNARRPMKQRYHYNVADTRLRQHVDKGNEDGLYISCVASAANLWALIMDAGTGFSSQVYELSAAFLHKDWIMEQWEKNYYISSIAGAANGSSLVVMSKGTPYTQQSYKVSESFPFKWINKKWKEGFHVTSMTTAGSRWGVVMSRNAGYAEQVVELDFLYPSEGIHRRWEGGFRITSMAATADQAAFILSIPRRKMIDETQETLRTSAFPSTHVKEKWSKNLYIASICYGRTVC, from the exons ATGCCAGAGTTGCGTAGTGGAGCAAGGAGATCAAAACGGCTTGGTGATCTCCAGCCTGCCCCTCAACCTGTTGGCCAAGAGGAAAACTTGGTCTTGCCTACTCAGAACAGAACTAGAAGAAGAGGTGGTGGAGGAGGAAGAGGAAGGGGTAATGCAACAGCTATAGGAAAAGGGCCTTCAGGGACACGTGGAAGACCGAGTGGTGCTGGTAGGGGTAGGGGGATTAGATTGATAGATTTGGACCCAGAGCCGCCGTGTGAGGGTCTACCTCAAGTTGCTCCTGTTGGGATTGCCGAACCAGCTTTTAATAGAGTTGACGGTGCTGCAGATAAAAGGATTGCTATGGATGGTGGTGGAAGTCCAGACaaagtaattggagttgaagaAGAAGCAGGCACAACTCCTGTTCCAGATAGG GTGCAAGTGGGTAATTCTCCTGTATATAAAACGGAAAGGAAATTAGGTAAGGGTGGATTTGGGCAAGTATATGTTGGCCGAAGAACAAGTGGGGGAACTGAGAGAACAGGACCAGATGCTGTCGAG GTTGCATTAAAGTTTGAGCATCGAAATAGTAAAGGTTGCAACTATGGCCCTCCTTATGAATGGCAGGTGTACAA CACCCTTAATGGATGCTACGGAATCCCATGGGTTCATTTTAAGGGCCGTCAGGGAGACTTTTACATCTTG GTCATGGACATGCTGGGACCCAGCTTGTGGGATGTCTGGAATTCTTTAGGCCAATC GATGTCGCCGAACATGGTAGCCTGCATTGCAGTGGAGGCAATATCGATTCTTGAAAAGCTGCACCTTAAGGG GTTTGTGCATGGAGATGTGAAGCCAGAAAATTTCCTACTTGGTCTGCCAGGAAGTCAAGATGAGAAAAAGCTGTATCTTATTGATCTCGGTTTGG CATCCAGATGGAAAGATGCAGCATCTGGTATGCATGTTGAATATGACCAGAGGCCAGATATATTCAG GGGCACCATAAGATATGCAAGTGTGCATGCGCATTTGGGTCGAACTGGAAGTAGAAGGGATGACCTTGAGTCACTAGCATACACATTAATATTTCTTATAAAGGGAAGGTTACCGTGGCAAGGCTATCAG GGTGACAACAAGAGTTTTCTTGTCTGTAAGAAGAAAATGGCCACTTCCCCAGAGTTGATGTGTTGTTTCTGTCCGGCACCGTTCAAGCAGTTCCTTGAGGCTGTgacaaatatgaaatttgacGAGGAACCAAATTATGCCAAGCTTATCTCTTTCTTTGAGAGTCTTATTGAGCCAGTCACGTCACTACGGCCAATAAGAATTGATGGAGCTCTCAAG GTTGGGCAGAAGCGGGGAAGGTTGCTTATAAACTTGGAGGAAGACGAGCAACCAAAGAAAAAAGTACGATTAGGTAGTCCGGCAACACAATGGATATCTGTTTATAATGCAAGACGTCCTATGAAGCAAAG GTACCACTACAATGTTGCCGACACTAGGCTTAGGCAGCATGTAGACAAGGGAAATGAAGATGGTCTTTACATCAGCTGTGTGGCTTCAGCAGCCAATCTGTGGGCTTTAATCATGGATGCAGGAACCGGTTTCTCTTCTCAGGTTTACGAGCTTTCAGCTGCCTTCCTCCATAAG GATTGGATTATGGAACAGTGGGAAAAGAACTACTACATCAGCTCAATAGCTGGTGCAGCTAATGGAAGTTCCTTGGTCGTTATGTCCAAAG GAACTCCTTATACACAACAGTCTTACAAAGTGAGTGAATCTTTTCCCTTTAAATGGATAAACAAAAAATGGAAAGAAGGTTTCCATGTAACATCAATGACCACTGCTGGCAGTCGCTGGGGTGTGGTGATGTCCCGAAATGCTGGATACGCAGAACAG GTTGTTGAACTTGACTTCCTTTACCCAAGTGAAGGAATACATCGACGGTGGGAAGGTGGGTTTAGAATAACTTCTATGGCTGCCACCGCTGATCAGGCAGCTTTCATATTGAGCATACCAAGGCGTAAAATGATTGATGAGACTCAAGAGACTTTGCGGACATCTGCCTTCCCAAGTACCCATGTAAAG GAAAAATGGTCCAAAAATCTTTACATTGCATCAATCTGCTATGGTCGAACTGTCTGCTGA